Proteins found in one Myxococcus virescens genomic segment:
- a CDS encoding peptidyl-prolyl cis-trans isomerase — protein MKRAMGLLKWIYFCSLLGISACERAAPAPAGLSANVVARFKGGVVTQEEVLRESQRLPPGLRVRFEQGTGREEFIRSMVDKRLLALEAERLGLTQDPEIRRQVRELEERLTIQALLAREEKAAGAPTDQEARAYYQGNVERFAQPERLRIARILVSVPPGSPRSAWGQALQRAEGLRRRIVVGGESIAKVAEAGDGPERTRGGELGLLARGEFGGAALEKAALALKKPGEATAVIEEPAGAVILVLLERQAARVPPFEEVREVVLGQMAPMLQRRVFEQVLTRLRKEASVELPSGGARAAASAGTDTVAQH, from the coding sequence ATGAAGCGCGCGATGGGGCTGTTGAAGTGGATCTATTTCTGCAGCCTGCTCGGTATATCGGCGTGCGAACGGGCTGCGCCTGCGCCCGCTGGGCTCTCGGCGAACGTTGTTGCCCGCTTCAAGGGCGGGGTGGTGACCCAGGAAGAGGTCCTTCGCGAAAGTCAGCGGCTCCCGCCGGGGCTGCGGGTGCGTTTCGAGCAGGGCACAGGGCGGGAGGAGTTCATCCGCTCGATGGTCGATAAGCGGTTGCTGGCACTTGAGGCCGAGCGGCTCGGGCTCACCCAGGACCCTGAAATCCGCCGTCAGGTTCGGGAGTTGGAAGAGCGGCTGACCATCCAGGCGCTGTTGGCCCGGGAGGAGAAGGCGGCCGGTGCGCCGACGGACCAGGAGGCTCGGGCCTACTATCAGGGCAACGTGGAGCGCTTCGCCCAGCCCGAGCGCCTGCGGATCGCCCGCATCCTCGTGTCCGTTCCGCCTGGAAGCCCCCGCTCTGCATGGGGGCAAGCCCTTCAGCGCGCGGAGGGCCTGCGCCGACGCATCGTCGTTGGTGGTGAGTCCATCGCAAAGGTCGCGGAAGCAGGGGATGGGCCAGAGCGGACCCGTGGCGGAGAGCTGGGGCTGTTAGCCCGAGGCGAGTTTGGCGGTGCGGCCCTGGAGAAGGCGGCGCTGGCGCTGAAGAAGCCGGGCGAGGCAACCGCCGTCATCGAGGAGCCCGCTGGGGCTGTCATCCTCGTGCTGCTGGAGCGCCAGGCCGCGAGGGTGCCCCCGTTCGAGGAGGTTCGGGAGGTCGTGCTGGGGCAGATGGCACCCATGCTCCAGCGGCGTGTCTTCGAGCAGGTATTGACGCGACTGCGGAAAGAGGCCTCAGTCGAGCTCCCGTCCGGGGGGGCTCGGGCAGCGGCGTCAGCGGGCACCGATACGGTGGCGCAGCACTGA
- a CDS encoding peptidylprolyl isomerase: MVRQLRWVGTASLAVSLTLGAGGCERSKTGNPSKEEGPVVAIVGEGRITKQEFEAKLAEQPSFVRSRYSSQEKKKEFLDNLVRFELLVQEARRRGLDSDPEVRAMLEKVMVQQLVKTHTESAGGAAVGDEEARAYFDANVSEFVKPPRVRVNQLLLKAPRGSPERAKALAQAARLSAEIQRSENVKQAFDTAVRTHSQDTMTQSQGGDLGFLTRDEMVAAGGESLAESAFALKAIGQLSAPIETDTGVHLLLLQARQVGLNQTFDQVKSRIVQRMESERRAKALDELVQSLKDKTQVEVKEDVLAQVNPETLTTTPPPQKEPGARTP; this comes from the coding sequence ATGGTCAGGCAGCTTCGGTGGGTGGGAACGGCCTCACTGGCCGTATCTTTGACACTGGGTGCGGGTGGATGCGAACGCAGCAAGACGGGAAATCCTTCCAAAGAGGAAGGACCCGTGGTGGCCATCGTGGGCGAGGGGCGCATCACGAAGCAGGAGTTCGAAGCCAAGCTCGCCGAGCAACCGTCCTTCGTGCGTTCCCGCTATTCCTCTCAGGAAAAGAAAAAGGAATTCCTGGACAATCTTGTCCGGTTTGAATTGCTGGTTCAGGAGGCCAGGCGCCGCGGGCTGGACTCGGATCCGGAAGTCCGCGCCATGCTTGAAAAAGTCATGGTTCAGCAACTCGTGAAGACGCACACGGAATCCGCGGGAGGTGCGGCTGTGGGCGACGAGGAAGCTCGCGCCTACTTCGATGCAAATGTTTCCGAGTTCGTGAAGCCTCCCAGAGTGCGCGTCAATCAATTGCTGCTGAAGGCTCCCCGTGGAAGTCCGGAAAGGGCCAAGGCATTGGCCCAGGCCGCTCGGCTTTCCGCCGAGATTCAGCGCAGTGAGAATGTGAAGCAGGCATTCGATACGGCCGTGCGCACCCACTCTCAGGACACCATGACGCAATCGCAAGGCGGCGACCTGGGATTCCTGACCCGCGATGAAATGGTGGCCGCGGGGGGCGAATCCCTTGCAGAGTCGGCATTCGCGCTGAAGGCAATTGGTCAGCTCTCGGCGCCCATCGAAACGGACACGGGAGTCCATCTGCTCCTGTTGCAGGCTCGTCAGGTGGGGCTCAACCAGACTTTTGATCAGGTCAAGTCACGCATCGTTCAGCGAATGGAGTCCGAACGTCGTGCGAAAGCACTCGATGAGCTGGTCCAATCATTGAAGGACAAGACCCAGGTGGAGGTGAAGGAAGACGTCCTGGCCCAGGTCAATCCGGAGACCCTGACCACCACACCACCTCCCCAAAAGGAACCTGGCGCTCGCACCCCCTGA
- a CDS encoding lipid A deacylase LpxR family protein codes for MLKALALLTASCLAQAEASSAAKVEEKLPFVTSLHFENDVLAKSDRLYTNGVRIEHFGEYDGCRSIARTLRLPDGVQHRYLCGGSLAQNMYTPSRIVPLPEQEVFPDPNDRPYGGWLHGGIFFQHIYAGRAPADSSRLTLQATVGVTGPASGAAQTQRWVHRTLNDIFGRTVARIPVGWEKQLPTEPAFHFSALREQPLLWSPVVDVTWSAGAMLGTVFVNASLGGTVRVGYLARPYGLAPIMPSVVKELEAQRAPGEASSELMAIRDERAWEAYLYARGQVRVVARNLFLDGTLFRPSISVRKAPIVGDSEFGAAFRAGGFQFGLSMVFRSQELADPPNPLLSGHRFTQIQLSYLH; via the coding sequence ATGCTGAAGGCACTCGCGTTGCTGACCGCATCCTGTCTGGCCCAGGCGGAGGCTTCTTCCGCCGCGAAGGTGGAGGAGAAGCTGCCGTTCGTCACGAGCCTCCACTTCGAGAATGACGTGCTCGCCAAGAGCGACCGGCTCTACACGAACGGCGTCCGCATCGAGCACTTCGGGGAGTACGACGGGTGCCGCTCCATCGCGCGGACGCTGCGGCTTCCGGACGGCGTGCAGCACCGGTACCTCTGTGGCGGCTCGCTGGCGCAGAATATGTACACGCCCAGCCGCATCGTTCCGCTGCCGGAGCAGGAGGTGTTCCCGGATCCGAACGACCGGCCCTACGGAGGCTGGCTGCACGGCGGCATCTTCTTCCAGCACATCTATGCGGGGAGGGCGCCTGCGGACTCGTCGAGGCTGACGCTCCAGGCCACGGTGGGCGTCACGGGGCCGGCGTCCGGGGCGGCGCAGACGCAGCGCTGGGTCCACCGGACGCTGAACGACATCTTCGGGCGCACGGTGGCAAGGATTCCGGTGGGTTGGGAGAAGCAGTTGCCCACCGAACCCGCGTTCCACTTCTCCGCACTCCGCGAGCAGCCGCTGCTCTGGAGCCCCGTGGTGGACGTGACGTGGTCCGCCGGGGCGATGCTGGGCACGGTGTTCGTGAACGCGAGCCTCGGCGGGACGGTCCGTGTGGGCTATCTGGCTCGGCCGTATGGCCTGGCGCCCATCATGCCGTCCGTGGTCAAGGAACTGGAGGCTCAGCGGGCTCCGGGAGAGGCCTCCTCGGAGCTGATGGCCATTCGAGATGAACGCGCCTGGGAGGCCTACCTGTACGCCCGGGGGCAGGTGAGGGTGGTGGCGAGGAACCTGTTCCTGGACGGAACGCTCTTCCGTCCGAGCATCAGCGTCCGGAAGGCGCCCATCGTCGGGGACAGCGAGTTCGGCGCGGCCTTCCGGGCGGGCGGGTTCCAGTTCGGCCTGAGCATGGTCTTCCGCTCTCAGGAACTGGCCGACCCGCCGAACCCGCTTCTGTCAGGGCACCGGTTCACCCAGATTCAGCTTTCGTATCTTCACTGA
- the sppA gene encoding signal peptide peptidase SppA, with the protein MSVHYGPGTHISTPDAMLRLPFIVLANLYLLLVSLLGAPFRMMAASHRPAYVRFRLTGNPPYRERRRRRLQLGGSRPEPSDVTSVERLRESLELLAKDGRVKGILLEVEDLAVPAAKRDALVAVLRAFRAQGKRVVGWAVHVDNEGYALLCSTDEVLLPPMGRVELVGYAAEATALGAGLSRVGIRPQFIRRGDYKTAPELFTRPVVSDIQTRTVESFLDERYADLVDVVARGRRKTPEEVRALIDQGPFSARRAVDAGLADALVSEANLPAHLGLAKSGDGEEEMELEPMETYLSTVPFPPVRWKRLRRNPRVAVVPVSGIIIPGKGASGKMATSETVVKALRAAGRDKRSKAVVVYISSPGGTPLASEQMLEAVQRVARKKPVIAYMDRVCASAGYMVAVGAKEIWSAPHAMVGSIGVFAGKFDMSGLMEKLGVHKTVLVRGQNAAMLSFSRGFTPQEEATLEAEVEEMYQAFLDIVAKGRGRTKEEIHQLAEGRVYSGVRGKAVGLVDQVGGFEEACRHALSLAKVPAAERFEIMTYGAPKQRVNLLKLLMGASHAQTYALCPTALSLDGLGGTEAFEDAARFGVADVVGRVFPDDQWPFGG; encoded by the coding sequence GTGAGCGTCCATTACGGGCCGGGGACCCACATTTCCACTCCGGACGCCATGCTGCGCCTGCCCTTCATCGTCCTCGCCAACCTGTACCTCCTTCTGGTCTCCCTGCTGGGCGCCCCATTCCGAATGATGGCCGCCAGCCACCGGCCCGCCTACGTCCGCTTCCGGCTGACGGGGAACCCGCCGTACCGCGAGCGACGCCGGCGCCGGTTGCAGTTGGGGGGCAGCCGCCCCGAGCCGTCGGATGTCACGTCCGTGGAGCGCCTCCGCGAGTCGTTGGAGCTTCTGGCGAAGGACGGCCGGGTGAAGGGCATCCTCCTGGAGGTGGAGGACCTGGCCGTGCCCGCGGCGAAGCGGGATGCGCTGGTGGCGGTGTTGAGGGCCTTCCGAGCCCAGGGCAAGCGGGTGGTGGGCTGGGCGGTCCACGTGGACAACGAGGGCTATGCCCTCCTGTGCTCGACGGACGAGGTGCTCCTGCCCCCCATGGGCCGCGTGGAGCTGGTGGGCTACGCCGCTGAGGCCACTGCCTTGGGCGCGGGCCTGTCGCGCGTGGGCATCCGGCCGCAATTCATCCGGCGCGGGGACTACAAGACGGCGCCGGAGCTCTTCACCAGGCCCGTCGTGTCGGACATCCAGACGCGGACGGTGGAGTCGTTCCTGGATGAGCGCTACGCGGACCTGGTGGACGTGGTGGCTCGGGGGCGGCGCAAGACGCCGGAGGAGGTCCGGGCGCTGATCGACCAGGGGCCCTTCAGTGCTCGCCGGGCGGTGGACGCGGGGCTGGCGGACGCACTGGTGAGCGAGGCGAACCTGCCCGCGCACCTCGGGCTGGCGAAGTCGGGGGACGGGGAGGAGGAGATGGAGCTGGAGCCGATGGAGACCTATCTCTCCACGGTTCCGTTCCCGCCGGTCCGTTGGAAACGGCTGCGGCGGAACCCGCGCGTCGCGGTGGTGCCCGTGTCTGGAATCATCATCCCGGGCAAGGGGGCCAGCGGGAAGATGGCGACCTCGGAGACGGTGGTGAAGGCGCTGCGCGCCGCGGGGCGGGACAAGCGGTCGAAGGCGGTGGTCGTCTACATCAGCAGTCCGGGCGGGACGCCGCTGGCGTCGGAGCAGATGCTGGAGGCCGTGCAACGCGTGGCGCGGAAGAAACCCGTCATCGCGTACATGGACCGGGTGTGCGCCAGTGCGGGGTACATGGTGGCGGTGGGCGCGAAGGAGATCTGGTCCGCGCCGCACGCCATGGTGGGCTCGATTGGTGTCTTCGCGGGCAAGTTCGACATGTCCGGGCTGATGGAGAAGCTCGGGGTGCACAAGACAGTGCTGGTCCGGGGGCAGAACGCGGCCATGCTCTCGTTCTCGCGTGGCTTCACGCCGCAAGAGGAGGCCACGCTGGAGGCCGAGGTGGAGGAGATGTACCAGGCCTTCCTCGACATCGTCGCGAAGGGGCGGGGACGGACGAAGGAGGAGATCCACCAGTTGGCGGAGGGCCGCGTGTACTCGGGCGTTCGCGGGAAGGCCGTTGGATTGGTGGACCAGGTCGGGGGTTTCGAGGAGGCCTGCCGCCACGCGCTGTCGCTGGCGAAGGTGCCGGCGGCGGAGCGGTTCGAAATCATGACCTATGGCGCCCCCAAGCAGCGGGTGAACCTGTTGAAGCTGTTGATGGGGGCGTCCCATGCGCAGACGTATGCGCTGTGCCCCACGGCTTTGAGCCTGGATGGGCTGGGCGGCACGGAGGCGTTTGAAGATGCCGCGCGCTTCGGGGTGGCCGACGTGGTGGGTAGAGTGTTTCCTGATGACCAGTGGCCATTCGGGGGCTGA
- the rtcA gene encoding RNA 3'-terminal phosphate cyclase, with amino-acid sequence MTGTQGPDTGLVRLDGSEGEGGGQILRSALSLSLITGRPFHITRLRERRDPPGLRPQHLACVRGAEALCGGAASSEGATVGASELSFTPAPVRAGDYLLEVGTAGSTPLLFQCLVYPLALAGGGRLTLRGGTHLSHSPSFHYVATVWQPVAHAYGLPVLLSLVHAGFYPEGAGEIVAEVGPPQEPPRLVELPARGMLREVRVSSFTGGLPFTIAERQSRAAVGALRERGILAEADNRPLAVTRSVGTVTFVLAQFEHTIAGFTALGERGRPAEDVGREGGEALARFMETGGALDEHLADQILLPAALLAAGRLGPASPGTTRFTAARITDHLTTHARVVERFLPVRVTVDAGGSVEVRPA; translated from the coding sequence ATGACCGGCACCCAGGGGCCCGACACCGGGCTGGTGCGGCTGGATGGGAGTGAGGGCGAAGGGGGCGGCCAGATTCTCCGCTCCGCGCTGTCGCTGTCGCTCATCACCGGCCGCCCGTTCCACATCACGCGCCTGCGCGAGCGACGTGATCCGCCCGGTCTGCGTCCCCAGCACCTGGCCTGCGTCCGCGGCGCCGAGGCCCTGTGTGGCGGCGCCGCTTCTTCCGAGGGCGCCACCGTCGGCGCCTCCGAGCTCTCCTTCACCCCGGCCCCCGTGCGCGCCGGCGACTACCTGCTGGAGGTGGGCACCGCGGGCAGCACGCCGTTGCTCTTCCAGTGCCTCGTCTATCCGCTGGCCCTGGCCGGCGGAGGACGGCTGACCTTGCGAGGCGGCACGCACCTGTCGCACAGCCCCAGCTTCCACTACGTGGCCACCGTCTGGCAGCCGGTGGCGCATGCGTATGGCTTGCCGGTGTTGCTGTCCCTGGTGCACGCCGGCTTCTACCCGGAGGGCGCGGGGGAGATTGTCGCGGAGGTGGGGCCGCCGCAGGAGCCGCCCCGGCTGGTGGAGCTGCCCGCGCGAGGCATGTTGCGCGAGGTCCGCGTGTCGTCCTTCACCGGCGGGCTGCCGTTCACCATCGCCGAGCGTCAGTCGCGGGCCGCGGTGGGGGCGCTGCGTGAGCGAGGCATCCTGGCGGAGGCGGACAACCGCCCGCTGGCGGTGACGCGTTCGGTGGGGACCGTCACTTTCGTCCTGGCCCAGTTCGAGCACACCATCGCGGGCTTCACCGCGCTGGGAGAGCGGGGCCGCCCCGCCGAGGACGTGGGCCGCGAGGGAGGCGAGGCCCTGGCGCGGTTCATGGAGACGGGTGGGGCGCTCGATGAGCACCTCGCCGATCAGATTCTCCTGCCCGCCGCGCTGCTGGCCGCCGGGCGCCTGGGGCCGGCGTCACCGGGCACCACGCGCTTCACGGCGGCGCGAATCACCGACCACCTCACCACCCACGCCCGTGTCGTGGAGCGCTTCCTGCCCGTGCGCGTCACGGTGGATGCGGGAGGTTCGGTGGAGGTCCGGCCCGCGTGA
- a CDS encoding CocE/NonD family hydrolase — protein sequence MHPVTRCLAAVLLATVAGPAQAQSTPPAPKRTYSISPERTERVRSKYTKFEYRIPMRDGTRLFTSVYVPADASPGKRYPIILVRTPYSVAPYGVDRYPPALAPTEAFEKDGFIFAFQDVRGRNMSEGEFVNVRPHKPKKAGPKDFDESTDTYDTIEWLVKRVANNNGRVGQWGISYPGFYASAGAIDSHPALKAVSPQAPIADWFWDDMHRHGAFNLALAFNFFSTFGKPRPHPTDNEEWQRFEHGTPDGYQFFLDLGPLGNADAKHMKGDVAFWKDVTAHPNYDSFWQARNLLPHLKNIKAAVLTVGGWYDTEDLYGPLRTYAAIEKQNPGISNSLIMGPWPHGGWQRGGGESLGDADFGFATSEAYQTLALDFFKHHLKGGAKPDVPEAMVFETGANRWRRFDTWPPKGLRETRLYFQPKGGLATTAPKTTGASFAEYVSDPAKPVPYTQEMMTGWSKDYMTEDQRFAARRPDVLVFETEPLERDLTLAGPLEAELWVSTTGTDADWVVKLVDVNPGKVRGWRKGDEEQGKKNRGHQQTLVRGEPFRGRFRDSYSEPKPFKPNEVTKVRFVINDVFHTFQRGHRVMIQVQSSWFPFIDRNPQTYVPNIFEAKEEHFTRAFHRVYHSAANPSFIKVGVLPSLDE from the coding sequence ATGCATCCCGTGACCCGATGCCTCGCGGCTGTCCTGCTGGCCACCGTCGCAGGCCCGGCGCAGGCGCAGTCCACCCCGCCAGCCCCGAAGCGCACCTACAGCATCTCTCCCGAGCGCACCGAGCGCGTCCGCTCGAAGTACACCAAGTTCGAGTACCGCATTCCCATGCGGGACGGGACGCGCCTGTTCACCTCCGTCTACGTCCCCGCGGACGCGTCACCGGGGAAGCGCTATCCCATCATCCTGGTGCGCACACCCTACAGCGTCGCGCCCTATGGCGTGGACCGGTATCCCCCCGCGCTGGCCCCCACCGAGGCGTTCGAGAAGGACGGCTTCATCTTCGCCTTCCAGGACGTGCGCGGGCGCAACATGTCCGAAGGCGAGTTCGTCAACGTCCGCCCCCACAAGCCGAAGAAGGCCGGGCCCAAGGACTTCGACGAGAGCACCGACACGTACGACACCATCGAGTGGCTGGTGAAGCGCGTGGCGAACAACAATGGCCGCGTGGGCCAGTGGGGGATTTCGTACCCCGGCTTCTACGCGTCGGCGGGCGCCATTGATTCGCACCCGGCGCTCAAGGCGGTGTCGCCGCAGGCCCCCATCGCCGACTGGTTCTGGGATGACATGCACCGCCACGGCGCCTTCAACCTGGCGCTGGCGTTCAACTTCTTCTCCACGTTCGGCAAGCCCCGGCCCCATCCCACGGACAACGAGGAGTGGCAACGCTTCGAGCACGGCACGCCCGACGGCTACCAGTTCTTCCTGGACCTGGGTCCCCTGGGCAACGCGGACGCGAAGCACATGAAGGGGGACGTCGCCTTCTGGAAGGACGTCACCGCGCATCCCAACTACGACAGCTTCTGGCAGGCGCGGAACCTGCTCCCGCACCTGAAGAACATCAAGGCGGCGGTGCTCACGGTGGGCGGCTGGTACGACACCGAGGACCTCTACGGCCCCCTGCGGACCTACGCCGCCATCGAGAAGCAGAACCCCGGCATCTCCAACAGCCTCATCATGGGCCCGTGGCCGCACGGCGGCTGGCAGCGCGGCGGAGGCGAGTCCCTGGGCGACGCGGACTTCGGCTTCGCCACCAGCGAGGCCTACCAGACGCTGGCGCTGGACTTCTTCAAGCACCACCTCAAGGGCGGCGCGAAGCCGGACGTGCCGGAGGCCATGGTGTTCGAGACGGGCGCCAACCGCTGGCGCCGCTTCGACACGTGGCCGCCCAAGGGGCTGCGCGAGACGCGGCTGTACTTCCAGCCCAAGGGGGGCCTGGCCACGACGGCGCCGAAGACGACGGGCGCGTCCTTCGCCGAGTACGTGAGCGACCCAGCCAAGCCCGTGCCGTACACGCAGGAGATGATGACGGGCTGGAGCAAGGACTACATGACGGAGGACCAGCGCTTCGCCGCGCGCCGGCCGGACGTCCTGGTGTTCGAGACGGAGCCGCTGGAGCGCGACCTCACGCTGGCGGGACCGCTGGAGGCGGAGTTGTGGGTTTCCACGACGGGCACCGACGCGGACTGGGTGGTCAAGCTGGTGGACGTCAACCCGGGCAAGGTGCGCGGGTGGCGCAAGGGCGATGAAGAGCAGGGGAAGAAGAACCGGGGCCATCAGCAGACGCTGGTGCGCGGCGAGCCCTTCCGTGGCCGGTTCCGCGACAGCTACAGCGAGCCCAAGCCCTTCAAGCCCAACGAGGTGACGAAGGTGCGCTTCGTCATCAACGACGTGTTCCACACCTTCCAGCGTGGGCACCGCGTGATGATCCAGGTCCAGTCGAGCTGGTTCCCGTTCATCGACCGCAACCCGCAGACCTACGTGCCCAACATCTTCGAGGCGAAGGAGGAGCACTTCACGCGCGCCTTCCACCGCGTCTACCACTCCGCGGCGAACCCCAGCTTCATCAAGGTGGGCGTGCTGCCCTCGTTGGACGAGTAG
- a CDS encoding sigma-54-dependent transcriptional regulator, protein MWDEAREGGTTRVLVVDDDAGVRFTLREMLKSLSGVEVDEAVDGEDALEKLSARPYELVISDLRMPRMDGMALVRRLSTFPRSPRVIVITAHGSERFAVEAMKAGAYDYFRKPFEVDELLAVVSRALESVRLREENARLSGELNLSRSLVFVSEPMARLAQLVQLAGSRDVTVLITGESGTGKERVADALVRASPRANRPFLRFNCAALTEELAEAELFGHARGAFTGAHRARPGLFREADGGTLLLDEVGELAPTLQARLLRVIQEGEVRPVGEDRPVTVDVRIIAATHRDLRRLALEGAFREDLYYRLNVVQLRVPPLRERPEDIPVLARVFLDRFIDRFHTGPLKIPDGFFEQLRAFPWPGNVRELENTLESLVALSSEGRLDLGQLPSAEPAGADSGFPGASLDPVRPGPQDEAPGAGLKERVEAYERGLVLDALRMAGGNRSEAARRLGIGRATLHDKLRKYGLDDGGEERT, encoded by the coding sequence ATGTGGGATGAGGCCAGGGAGGGTGGCACCACGCGCGTCCTGGTGGTGGATGACGACGCGGGCGTTCGCTTCACGCTGCGGGAGATGCTCAAGAGCCTCTCCGGTGTCGAGGTGGATGAAGCCGTGGATGGCGAGGATGCGCTGGAGAAGCTGTCGGCGCGGCCCTACGAGCTGGTCATCTCTGACCTGCGCATGCCTCGGATGGACGGCATGGCGCTGGTTCGCCGGCTGAGTACGTTCCCCCGGTCGCCTCGCGTCATCGTCATCACCGCGCATGGTTCCGAGCGCTTCGCGGTGGAGGCCATGAAGGCGGGGGCCTACGACTACTTCCGCAAGCCCTTCGAGGTGGATGAGCTGCTGGCGGTCGTCTCCCGCGCGCTGGAGTCGGTGCGGCTCCGCGAGGAGAACGCGCGGCTTTCGGGTGAGCTGAACCTGTCCCGCTCGCTGGTGTTCGTCTCGGAGCCCATGGCCCGGCTCGCGCAGCTCGTGCAACTGGCGGGCTCCCGGGACGTGACGGTGCTCATCACCGGGGAGAGCGGCACGGGGAAGGAGCGGGTGGCGGACGCGCTCGTCCGGGCCTCGCCGCGCGCGAACCGGCCCTTCCTGCGCTTCAACTGCGCGGCACTCACCGAGGAGCTGGCGGAGGCCGAGCTGTTCGGCCACGCCCGGGGCGCCTTCACTGGAGCCCACCGCGCGCGGCCCGGACTCTTCCGTGAGGCGGATGGCGGCACGCTGCTGCTGGACGAGGTGGGCGAGCTGGCGCCCACGCTCCAGGCCCGGCTCCTTCGCGTGATTCAGGAGGGCGAGGTTCGCCCGGTGGGGGAGGACCGGCCGGTGACGGTGGATGTGCGCATCATCGCCGCCACCCACAGGGACTTGCGGCGCCTGGCCCTGGAGGGCGCGTTCCGCGAGGACCTCTACTACCGGCTCAACGTCGTCCAGCTCCGGGTGCCGCCGCTGCGCGAGCGCCCCGAGGACATCCCCGTGCTGGCGCGGGTGTTCCTGGACCGCTTCATCGACCGGTTCCACACGGGCCCGCTGAAAATCCCCGACGGCTTCTTCGAACAGCTCCGTGCCTTCCCGTGGCCGGGTAACGTGCGCGAGCTGGAGAACACGCTGGAGAGCCTGGTCGCGCTGTCCAGCGAGGGGCGGCTGGACCTGGGCCAGTTGCCTTCCGCCGAACCGGCAGGCGCGGATAGTGGATTCCCGGGGGCGTCACTGGACCCGGTCCGTCCAGGGCCGCAGGACGAGGCTCCCGGCGCGGGGCTCAAGGAGCGAGTGGAGGCGTACGAGCGCGGCCTGGTCCTGGACGCGCTGCGCATGGCGGGCGGAAACCGCAGTGAAGCGGCGCGGCGGCTGGGCATTGGCCGGGCCACCCTGCATGACAAGCTGCGCAAGTACGGGCTGGACGACGGCGGGGAAGAGCGGACCTGA
- a CDS encoding sensor histidine kinase yields the protein MDSRTQRYFEDIQLKHFGRLFGRLVRVRLFLSLLLLLSAVCVAVIDGAPWRCVFMSVVGVGAFTYFFHEFRRFQRDGVDARSVPLNLWMGQIILTSIIVGTGGIASPVLPAALPLGFLSSLAATPRDRSRLLMAQLSTLMAVSFVQISGLVQGLPLWFLGAPSSVLLVAGALVTAIMLCVCSAAGGAIRTTFDNMLSEALASRDELLATHRSYAGALEAMSGEIAHELKNPLATVKGLTQLMAREAGRAQPAERLQVLSGEVVRMQGILEEFLNFTRPLVPLTVSPVDLGALCDEALVLHEGLAAGHGVRLERKGTEGVEAVCDSRKVKQVLMNLLHNAIEACPTGGRVTVEVRALPVGEARVFVRDSGPGLASELEARVFDAGVTTKARGSGLGLTVARALARQHGGDVTLTNTVGGGCEAALTLPRELPAEILRPLHGVANVG from the coding sequence ATGGACTCGCGGACCCAGCGCTACTTCGAGGACATCCAGCTCAAGCACTTCGGGCGCCTGTTCGGCCGGCTCGTTCGTGTCCGCCTGTTCCTGTCGCTGTTGCTGCTGCTGTCCGCCGTGTGTGTCGCCGTCATCGACGGCGCACCCTGGCGATGCGTGTTCATGAGCGTGGTGGGGGTGGGCGCCTTCACTTACTTCTTCCATGAGTTCCGCCGCTTCCAGCGCGACGGCGTTGACGCGCGCAGCGTGCCGCTCAATCTGTGGATGGGGCAGATCATCCTGACGAGCATCATCGTGGGGACAGGCGGCATCGCCAGCCCCGTGCTGCCCGCCGCGCTGCCCCTGGGCTTCTTGTCGAGCCTGGCAGCGACGCCCCGGGATCGCTCGCGGCTGTTGATGGCGCAGCTGTCCACGCTGATGGCCGTCTCCTTCGTCCAGATTTCCGGGCTGGTTCAGGGGCTGCCCCTGTGGTTCCTCGGCGCGCCGTCGTCCGTCCTGCTCGTCGCGGGCGCCCTCGTCACCGCCATCATGCTCTGCGTGTGCAGCGCGGCGGGCGGCGCCATCCGGACGACCTTCGACAACATGCTGAGCGAAGCGCTCGCCAGCCGCGACGAACTGCTGGCCACGCATCGCTCGTATGCGGGCGCCCTGGAGGCCATGTCCGGAGAGATTGCCCACGAGCTGAAGAACCCGCTGGCCACGGTGAAGGGCCTCACCCAGCTCATGGCGCGCGAAGCAGGTCGCGCCCAGCCCGCCGAACGCCTGCAGGTGCTGTCGGGCGAGGTGGTGCGGATGCAGGGCATCCTGGAGGAGTTCCTCAACTTCACCCGGCCGCTGGTGCCTTTGACGGTGAGCCCCGTGGACCTGGGCGCGCTGTGCGACGAAGCCCTGGTGCTGCACGAAGGACTGGCGGCGGGCCACGGCGTGCGGCTGGAGCGCAAGGGCACGGAGGGCGTGGAGGCCGTGTGTGACTCGCGCAAGGTGAAGCAGGTGTTGATGAACCTGCTGCACAACGCCATCGAGGCCTGTCCCACGGGCGGGCGTGTCACCGTGGAGGTCCGCGCGCTGCCCGTGGGCGAGGCCCGCGTCTTCGTGCGCGACTCAGGGCCCGGACTGGCCTCCGAGCTCGAGGCCCGTGTGTTCGACGCGGGCGTGACGACCAAGGCCAGGGGCTCCGGCTTGGGCCTGACGGTGGCACGCGCCCTGGCGAGACAGCACGGCGGAGACGTCACGCTGACGAATACGGTAGGAGGCGGATGCGAGGCGGCGTTGACGCTTCCGCGAGAGCTGCCAGCGGAGATCCTGCGGCCACTGCACGGAGTCGCGAATGTGGGATGA